In one Lolium rigidum isolate FL_2022 chromosome 3, APGP_CSIRO_Lrig_0.1, whole genome shotgun sequence genomic region, the following are encoded:
- the LOC124701957 gene encoding protein SPA, chloroplastic-like, whose product MAMATTSSRLTTTFSSTPCSPTTMAGLPRQRKHGSRYPRIQAIDLDQNTIVAIAVGVVSVGAGIGIPIFYENQIDNSAKRDNKQPCFPCSGTGAQVCRFCTGAGTVTVVIGSGESEVSKCVNCDGIGSLTCTTCQGSGIQPRYLDRREFKDDDD is encoded by the exons ATGGCCATGGCCACCACCTCCTCGCGgctcaccaccaccttctcctccacgcCATGCTCGCCCACTACCATGGCGGGGCTTCCGCGGCAGCGAAAGCATGGCTCGCGGTACCCTCGCATTCAGGCCATCGACCTCGACCAGAACACG ATTGTGGCTATTGCTGTCGGCGTCGTCAGCGTCGGCGCCGGGATAGGTATCCCGATTTTCTACGAGAATCAAATCGACAATTCT GCTAAGAGGGACAACAAGCAGCCGTGCTTCCCCTGCAGCGGCACTGGCGCGC AGGTATGCAGGTTTTGCACCGGAGCGGGCACTGTCACTGTGGTAATTGGCAGTGGTGAGTCTGAAGTGTCAAAGTGTGTAAACTGCGATGGCATTGGCTCTTTGACATGCACCACATGCCAAGGTAGTGGCATTCAACCACGCTATCTTGATCGCAG GGAGTTCAAGGACGATGATGATTGA